A stretch of the Vigna radiata var. radiata cultivar VC1973A chromosome 7, Vradiata_ver6, whole genome shotgun sequence genome encodes the following:
- the LOC106766867 gene encoding trihelix transcription factor ASIL2 codes for MASPPPPPDPPSAVPLALIPLPLPAPPSSRRLPPPCWSPDETLALIDAYRDKWYSLGRGNLKATHWQEVADAVAHRCPNASPPKTPVQCRHKMEKLRKRYRTEIQRARSLPVSRFNSSWVHFKLMDSMEKGPSPVKPEHDSDSDNDDDDNDDDQDLYQEINQNGHTRSLNRLYRNGFPGSGAGGFRIRIPTGMPPAQPGSGSKIYGKVGNQKFSPNLNQNPSPNSNFGKKRERDPVGEVVAAIKVLGDGFVRMEHMKMEMAREMETMRMEMEMKRTEMILESQQRIVEAFAKAVSEKKKAKTVSSPQQP; via the coding sequence ATGGCATCTCCTCCCCCTCCCCCCGACCCTCCCTCCGCCGTCCCTCTAGCCCTCATCCCCCTTCCCCTCCCCGCGCCTCCCTCCTCCCGCCGCCTTCCTCCTCCCTGCTGGTCACCCGATGAGACCCTCGCCCTCATCGACGCCTACCGCGACAAGTGGTATTCCCTCGGCCGCGGCAACCTCAAGGCCACCCACTGGCAAGAGGTAGCCGACGCCGTCGCCCACCGCTGCCCCAACGCCTCCCCTCCCAAAACCCCCGTCCAGTGCCGCCACAAAATGGAGAAGCTCCGCAAGCGCTACCGCACCGAGATCCAACGCGCTCGCTCCCTCCCCGTTTCCCGATTCAACTCCTCCTGGGTCCACTTTAAGCTCATGGACTCCATGGAGAAAGGTCCCTCTCCTGTCAAACCCGAACACGATTCCGATAGTGACAACGATGATGACGACAACGACGATGATCAAGATCTGTACCAGGAGATCAACCAGAACGGCCACACTCGAAGTTTGAACAGGTTATACAGGAATGGGTTTCCGGGTTCCGGTGCCGGTGGGTTTAGGATTCGAATTCCCACCGGGATGCCCCCTGCTCAACCCGGGTCTGGCTCCAAGATTTATGGGAAGGTTGGGAATCAGAAATTCAGCCCTAATTTGAATCAAAACCCTAGCCCTAATTCTAATTTtgggaagaagagagagagagacccGGTTGGGGAAGTGGTGGCTGCTATTAAGGTTTTAGGAGATGGATTTGTGAGGATGGAACATATGAAGATGGAGATGGCGAGGGAGATGGAAACTATGCGCATGGAGATGGAAATGAAGCGCACTGAGATGATACTGGAGTCACAACAACGGATTGTTGAGGCCTTTGCCAAAGCGGTTTCAGAAAAGAAGAAGGCCAAGACTGTGTCTTCCCCTCAGCAGCCCTAA
- the LOC106768965 gene encoding F-box/LRR-repeat protein 4 isoform X1 gives MRGHDWINNSLPDELIVEIFSHLHTKSIRDACSLVCRRWFRLERRTRATLRIGATHLFLDLLPTRFSSLRNLYIDERLSIPLQPGRRRPADRDSCFESTCLTDTGLSSLGEGFPKLHRLGLIWCSNVSSDGLTSFARKCSSLKALDLQGCYVGDQGLAAVGQFCKHLENLNLRFCEGLTDSGLVDLAVGVGKSLKSLGVAACAKITDISMEAVGSNCCSLETLSLDSEFIHNKGLLAVAQGCPALKVLKLQCINITDDALKAVGTSCLSLELLALYSFQRFTDKGLRAIGNGCKKLKNLTLIDCYFLSDKGLEAIATGCKELTHLEVNGCHNIGTSGIEYIGRSCQNLTELALLYCHRIGDVSLLEVGQGCKFLHVLHLVDCSSIGDDAMCSIASGCRNLKKLHIRRCYKIGNKGIIAVGKHCTSLTDLSIRFCDKVGDGALIAIAEGCSLRSLNVSGCHQIGDAGVISIARGCPQLSHVDVSVLQNLGDMAMAALGENCTLLKEIVLSHCRQITDVGLTHLVKSCTMLESCQMVYCSGITSAGVATVVSSCPNIKKVLVEKWKVSQRTKRRAGSIIAYLCVDL, from the exons ATGCGAGGTCATGATTGGATCAACAACTCGCTTCCCGATGAGTTAATCGTCGAAATATTCTCCCATCTCCACACTAAGTCTATCCGGGATGCCTGCTCCCTCGTTTGCCGCCGCTGGTTCCGCCTCGAACGCCGAACCCGAGCCACCCTCCGAATCGGCGCCACCCACCTCTTCCTCGACCTCCTCCCCACCCGCTTCTCCAGTCTCAGAAACCTCTACATCGACGAACGCCTATCCATTCCCCTCCAACCC GGAAGGAGACGGCCCGCCGATAGAGATAGCTGTTTCGAATCCACTTGTTTAACCGATACTGGTTTGTCTTCACTCGGGGAAGGCTTCCCCAAACTTCACAGATTGGGCTTAATCTGGTGTTCTAATGTCTCTAGCGATGGCTTGACATCCTTTGCTCGGAAATGCAGTTCTCTCAAAGCCTTGGACTTACAA GGTTGTTATGTCGGGGATCAAGGTCTGGCTGCTGTTGGACAGTTTTGCAAGCATCTTGAAAATTTGAATCTGCGCTTCTGCGAAGGCTTGACTGATTCGGGTTTGGTTGATTTAGCAGTAGGTGTGGGAAAATCTTTGAAATCTCTTGGTGTGGCGGCTTGTGCTAAGATAACTGATATCTCGATGGAGGCTGTAGGATCAAACTGCTGCTCCCTTGAGACATTGTCCTTGGATTCTGAGTTTATCCACAATAAAGGGCTACTTGCTGTGGCTCAGGGATGTCCAGCTTTGAAGGTTCTAAAGCTCCAATGTATTAACATCACAGACGATGCTTTGAAAGCCGTAGGTACTAGCTGTCTGTCTCTGGAGTTATTGGCACTATACAGTTTTCAGAGATTTACTGATAA GGGGTTGCGTGCAATTGGAAATGGATGTAAGAAGTTAAAGAATTTGACTTTAATTGATTGCTACTTTTTAAGCGACAAGGGTCTGGAAGCAATCGCTACTGGTTGCAAGGAACTTACACATCTTGAAGTCAATGGATGTCACAACATTGGAACTTCGGGGATAGAATACATTGGGAGATCTTGCCA GAATCTCACTGAGTTAGCATTGCTTTACTGCCATAGAATAGGTGATGTTAGCCTTCTTGAGGTGGGGCAGGGGTGCAAATTCTTGCACGTTCTTCACTTGGTAGATTGCTCAAGCATTGGTGATGATGCCATGTGTAGTATAGCTAGTGGCTGCCGTAATCTAAAGAAACTTCATATTCGTCGATGTTACAAG ATTGGGAACAAGGGAATCATTGCTGTTGGCAAGCATTGTACATCTCTAACAGATCTTAGCATTCGATTCTGCGACAA GGTGGGGGATGGGGCCCTTATTGCAATAGCTGAGGGCTGTTCCCTTCGTTCTCTGAATGTTAGTGGTTGTCATCAAATAGGAGATGCTGGAGTGATATCCATCGCAAGGGGCTGTCCTCAACTCAGTCATGTAGATGTGAGTGTCCTGCAG AATCTGGGCGATATGGCAATGGCTGCGTTGGGTGAAAACTGCACATTACTTAAAGAAATAGTGCTCTCACACTGCCGTCAAATTACCGATGTTGGCCTGACGCATCTTGTCAAGAGTTGCACAATGCTGGAGTCATGTCAAATGGTTTATTGCTCTGGTATAACTTCAGCTGGAGTGGCCACCGTTGTTTCTAGTTGTCCCAACATAAAGAAAGTCCTGGTTGAGAAGTGGAAGGTTAGCCAACGGACAAAGCGACGTGCAGGCTCTATAATTGCCTACTTGTGCGTGGACCTTTAG
- the LOC106765549 gene encoding AP-5 complex subunit mu isoform X3, translating into MNDRSGNHVQWMQNQSYMDSEQPRRCRFLKFPVVEKRWRAACNAGNDSDQLFTSLPTNSDLTDAFLDRKHREGSARGFGIRKSNSTLGSDSWVDDPITRHVVGLYINKEEEDIKNLLWPLILHTRGLYSILILPMVEPRHLKAYARLCKRSDCGTALGMDDGLSSLLLDLPSVTGAFMVAHAIGDLITGDTIEPEVIDQLQPMLQKLGLGHWIKMHSEHLSVVQCPLVGTFYYGTPLDLNYSNIFTIKSNGFSATDLPPSDQKQPAWKPYLYKGKQRILFTIHETIHAALYDRDEIPDSISVSGQINCRADLEGLPDVSFPLGGLQRASLEVLSYHPCAQVSDQGLDKQGVMFSPPLGNFVLMRYQATCALGPPLKGFYQLSMVSEDKGAFLFKLHLMEGYKAPLTMEFCTVTMPFPRRRIVSLDGTPSVGTVSTSEHSVEWKIVTSGRGLTGKSIEVTFPGTVKFAPWKNQRLSSSMSSFGIDADEDSDNEADNASNMVNEEHLMEKMNKDLPPVDLEEPFCWQAYNYAKVSFKVVGASVSGIAVDPKSVGIYPAVKAPMEFSTQVTSGDYILWNTLGKCPNVATIKR; encoded by the exons ATGAACGATCGGAGTGGCAACCATGTCCAGTGGATGCAAAATCAGAGCTATATGGATTCTGAACAACCTCGACGTTGTCGTTTTCTCAAG TTTCCGGTGGTGGAGAAGCGTTGGCGAGCTGCTTGCAACGCCGGCAATGACTCCGATCAACTCTTCACTTCCTTACCCACTAACTCCGACCTCACTGATGCCTTTCTCGACCGAAAGCATAG GGAGGGATCTGCGCGAGGATTTGGGATACGCAAGAGTAATTCAACTCTGGGATCAGATTCTTGGGTGGATGATCCCATCACTCGTCATGTTGTCGGTCTTTATATTAACAAAGAAGAGGAGGACATTAAGAATCTATTGTGGCCTTTAATCTTGCACACGAGGGGCCTTTACAGTATACTTATTCTACCAATGGTTGAGCCTAGGCATTTAAAGGCATATGCAAGGTTGTGTAAAAGATCTGATTGTGGAACTGCTCTTGGCATGGATGATGGCTTGTCTTCCCTCTTGTTGGATCTTCCATCGGTAACAGG GGCTTTTATGGTAGCGCATGCTATTGGGGACTTAATTACCGGCGACACCATAGAACCAGAAGTGATT GATCAATTACAGCCGATGCTCCAAAAATTGGGTCTAGGCCATTGGATAAAGATGCACTCAGAACATTTATCAGTAGTTCAATGCCCTTTGGTTGGTACCTTTTATTATG GCACACCCTTGGACCTTAATTATTCcaatatttttactataaagTCCAATGGTTTTTCTGCAACGGATTTGCCTCCTTCGGACCAAAAGCAGCCAGCTTGGAAACCATATTTATACAAAGGAAAGCAGAGAATATTGTTTACCATTCATGAGACTATTCACGCCGCTCTGTATGACAGAGATGAAATTCCAGATTCTATATCAGTTTCTGGTCAAATAAATTGTCGAGCTGATTTGGAAGGGTTGCCAGATGTGTCATTTCCCTTGGGTGGGTTGCAAAGAGCAAGCCTTGAAGTTTTATCATATCATCCTTGTGCTCAAGTTTCAGATCAAGGTTTGGACAAGCAAGGTGTGATGTTTTCTCCACCGTTAGGTAATTTTGTGTTGATGCGTTATCAGGCAACTTGTGCCCTTGGACCCCCCTTAAAGGGATTCTATCAGTTGTCTATGGTTTCTGAGGACAAAGGCGCATTTCTATTCAAGTTACATTTAATGGAAGGATATAAGGCCCCTTTGACGATGGAGTTCTGTACCGTGACTATGCCCTTTCCTAGGAGGAGGATTGTGTCTTTGGATGGGACTCCTTCTGTGGGAACAGTTTCAACTTCAGAGCACTCTGTTGAATGGAAAATTGTGACAAGTGGCCGAGGACTGACTGGAAAAAGTATTGAAGTGACCTTCCCTGGAACTGTCAAGTTCGCACCATGGAAAAACCAAAGGTTGTCTTCCTCCATGTCATCCTTTGGAATCGATGCTGACGAGGATAGTGATAATGAGGCAGATAATGCTAGTAACATGGTTAACGAAGAACATTTGATGGAGAAAATGAATAAGGATCTTCCTCCAGTTGATTTAGAGGAGCCATTTTGCTGGCAGGCATACAATTATGCTAAA
- the LOC106765549 gene encoding AP-5 complex subunit mu isoform X2 has translation MSSGCKIRAIWILNNLDVVVFSRKFPVVEKRWRAACNAGNDSDQLFTSLPTNSDLTDAFLDRKHREGSARGFGIRKSNSTLGSDSWVDDPITRHVVGLYINKEEEDIKNLLWPLILHTRGLYSILILPMVEPRHLKAYARLCKRSDCGTALGMDDGLSSLLLDLPSVTGAFMVAHAIGDLITGDTIEPEVIVSAAPSVGGLFDSLTGSIGISSRAKPVTPPVASSSPSSTSVPGSITADAPKIGSRPLDKDALRTFISSSMPFGTPLDLNYSNIFTIKSNGFSATDLPPSDQKQPAWKPYLYKGKQRILFTIHETIHAALYDRDEIPDSISVSGQINCRADLEGLPDVSFPLGGLQRASLEVLSYHPCAQVSDQGLDKQGVMFSPPLGNFVLMRYQATCALGPPLKGFYQLSMVSEDKGAFLFKLHLMEGYKAPLTMEFCTVTMPFPRRRIVSLDGTPSVGTVSTSEHSVEWKIVTSGRGLTGKSIEVTFPGTVKFAPWKNQRLSSSMSSFGIDADEDSDNEADNASNMVNEEHLMEKMNKDLPPVDLEEPFCWQAYNYAKVSFKVVGASVSGIAVDPKSVGIYPAVKAPMEFSTQVTSGDYILWNTLGKCPNVATIKR, from the exons ATGTCCAGTGGATGCAAAATCAGAGCTATATGGATTCTGAACAACCTCGACGTTGTCGTTTTCTCAAG GAAGTTTCCGGTGGTGGAGAAGCGTTGGCGAGCTGCTTGCAACGCCGGCAATGACTCCGATCAACTCTTCACTTCCTTACCCACTAACTCCGACCTCACTGATGCCTTTCTCGACCGAAAGCATAG GGAGGGATCTGCGCGAGGATTTGGGATACGCAAGAGTAATTCAACTCTGGGATCAGATTCTTGGGTGGATGATCCCATCACTCGTCATGTTGTCGGTCTTTATATTAACAAAGAAGAGGAGGACATTAAGAATCTATTGTGGCCTTTAATCTTGCACACGAGGGGCCTTTACAGTATACTTATTCTACCAATGGTTGAGCCTAGGCATTTAAAGGCATATGCAAGGTTGTGTAAAAGATCTGATTGTGGAACTGCTCTTGGCATGGATGATGGCTTGTCTTCCCTCTTGTTGGATCTTCCATCGGTAACAGG GGCTTTTATGGTAGCGCATGCTATTGGGGACTTAATTACCGGCGACACCATAGAACCAGAAGTGATTGTAAGTGCAGCTCCCTCTGTTGGAGGGCTTTTTGATTCACTCACTGGTAGTATAGGCATTTCTTCCAGGGCAAAACCTGTAACTCCACCTGTTGCTTCTTCATCCCCTTCAAGTACATCTGTACCAGGATCAATTACAGCCGATGCTCCAAAAATTGGGTCTAGGCCATTGGATAAAGATGCACTCAGAACATTTATCAGTAGTTCAATGCCCTTTG GCACACCCTTGGACCTTAATTATTCcaatatttttactataaagTCCAATGGTTTTTCTGCAACGGATTTGCCTCCTTCGGACCAAAAGCAGCCAGCTTGGAAACCATATTTATACAAAGGAAAGCAGAGAATATTGTTTACCATTCATGAGACTATTCACGCCGCTCTGTATGACAGAGATGAAATTCCAGATTCTATATCAGTTTCTGGTCAAATAAATTGTCGAGCTGATTTGGAAGGGTTGCCAGATGTGTCATTTCCCTTGGGTGGGTTGCAAAGAGCAAGCCTTGAAGTTTTATCATATCATCCTTGTGCTCAAGTTTCAGATCAAGGTTTGGACAAGCAAGGTGTGATGTTTTCTCCACCGTTAGGTAATTTTGTGTTGATGCGTTATCAGGCAACTTGTGCCCTTGGACCCCCCTTAAAGGGATTCTATCAGTTGTCTATGGTTTCTGAGGACAAAGGCGCATTTCTATTCAAGTTACATTTAATGGAAGGATATAAGGCCCCTTTGACGATGGAGTTCTGTACCGTGACTATGCCCTTTCCTAGGAGGAGGATTGTGTCTTTGGATGGGACTCCTTCTGTGGGAACAGTTTCAACTTCAGAGCACTCTGTTGAATGGAAAATTGTGACAAGTGGCCGAGGACTGACTGGAAAAAGTATTGAAGTGACCTTCCCTGGAACTGTCAAGTTCGCACCATGGAAAAACCAAAGGTTGTCTTCCTCCATGTCATCCTTTGGAATCGATGCTGACGAGGATAGTGATAATGAGGCAGATAATGCTAGTAACATGGTTAACGAAGAACATTTGATGGAGAAAATGAATAAGGATCTTCCTCCAGTTGATTTAGAGGAGCCATTTTGCTGGCAGGCATACAATTATGCTAAA
- the LOC106765549 gene encoding AP-5 complex subunit mu isoform X1: MNDRSGNHVQWMQNQSYMDSEQPRRCRFLKFPVVEKRWRAACNAGNDSDQLFTSLPTNSDLTDAFLDRKHREGSARGFGIRKSNSTLGSDSWVDDPITRHVVGLYINKEEEDIKNLLWPLILHTRGLYSILILPMVEPRHLKAYARLCKRSDCGTALGMDDGLSSLLLDLPSVTGAFMVAHAIGDLITGDTIEPEVIVSAAPSVGGLFDSLTGSIGISSRAKPVTPPVASSSPSSTSVPGSITADAPKIGSRPLDKDALRTFISSSMPFGTPLDLNYSNIFTIKSNGFSATDLPPSDQKQPAWKPYLYKGKQRILFTIHETIHAALYDRDEIPDSISVSGQINCRADLEGLPDVSFPLGGLQRASLEVLSYHPCAQVSDQGLDKQGVMFSPPLGNFVLMRYQATCALGPPLKGFYQLSMVSEDKGAFLFKLHLMEGYKAPLTMEFCTVTMPFPRRRIVSLDGTPSVGTVSTSEHSVEWKIVTSGRGLTGKSIEVTFPGTVKFAPWKNQRLSSSMSSFGIDADEDSDNEADNASNMVNEEHLMEKMNKDLPPVDLEEPFCWQAYNYAKVSFKVVGASVSGIAVDPKSVGIYPAVKAPMEFSTQVTSGDYILWNTLGKCPNVATIKR, from the exons ATGAACGATCGGAGTGGCAACCATGTCCAGTGGATGCAAAATCAGAGCTATATGGATTCTGAACAACCTCGACGTTGTCGTTTTCTCAAG TTTCCGGTGGTGGAGAAGCGTTGGCGAGCTGCTTGCAACGCCGGCAATGACTCCGATCAACTCTTCACTTCCTTACCCACTAACTCCGACCTCACTGATGCCTTTCTCGACCGAAAGCATAG GGAGGGATCTGCGCGAGGATTTGGGATACGCAAGAGTAATTCAACTCTGGGATCAGATTCTTGGGTGGATGATCCCATCACTCGTCATGTTGTCGGTCTTTATATTAACAAAGAAGAGGAGGACATTAAGAATCTATTGTGGCCTTTAATCTTGCACACGAGGGGCCTTTACAGTATACTTATTCTACCAATGGTTGAGCCTAGGCATTTAAAGGCATATGCAAGGTTGTGTAAAAGATCTGATTGTGGAACTGCTCTTGGCATGGATGATGGCTTGTCTTCCCTCTTGTTGGATCTTCCATCGGTAACAGG GGCTTTTATGGTAGCGCATGCTATTGGGGACTTAATTACCGGCGACACCATAGAACCAGAAGTGATTGTAAGTGCAGCTCCCTCTGTTGGAGGGCTTTTTGATTCACTCACTGGTAGTATAGGCATTTCTTCCAGGGCAAAACCTGTAACTCCACCTGTTGCTTCTTCATCCCCTTCAAGTACATCTGTACCAGGATCAATTACAGCCGATGCTCCAAAAATTGGGTCTAGGCCATTGGATAAAGATGCACTCAGAACATTTATCAGTAGTTCAATGCCCTTTG GCACACCCTTGGACCTTAATTATTCcaatatttttactataaagTCCAATGGTTTTTCTGCAACGGATTTGCCTCCTTCGGACCAAAAGCAGCCAGCTTGGAAACCATATTTATACAAAGGAAAGCAGAGAATATTGTTTACCATTCATGAGACTATTCACGCCGCTCTGTATGACAGAGATGAAATTCCAGATTCTATATCAGTTTCTGGTCAAATAAATTGTCGAGCTGATTTGGAAGGGTTGCCAGATGTGTCATTTCCCTTGGGTGGGTTGCAAAGAGCAAGCCTTGAAGTTTTATCATATCATCCTTGTGCTCAAGTTTCAGATCAAGGTTTGGACAAGCAAGGTGTGATGTTTTCTCCACCGTTAGGTAATTTTGTGTTGATGCGTTATCAGGCAACTTGTGCCCTTGGACCCCCCTTAAAGGGATTCTATCAGTTGTCTATGGTTTCTGAGGACAAAGGCGCATTTCTATTCAAGTTACATTTAATGGAAGGATATAAGGCCCCTTTGACGATGGAGTTCTGTACCGTGACTATGCCCTTTCCTAGGAGGAGGATTGTGTCTTTGGATGGGACTCCTTCTGTGGGAACAGTTTCAACTTCAGAGCACTCTGTTGAATGGAAAATTGTGACAAGTGGCCGAGGACTGACTGGAAAAAGTATTGAAGTGACCTTCCCTGGAACTGTCAAGTTCGCACCATGGAAAAACCAAAGGTTGTCTTCCTCCATGTCATCCTTTGGAATCGATGCTGACGAGGATAGTGATAATGAGGCAGATAATGCTAGTAACATGGTTAACGAAGAACATTTGATGGAGAAAATGAATAAGGATCTTCCTCCAGTTGATTTAGAGGAGCCATTTTGCTGGCAGGCATACAATTATGCTAAA
- the LOC106768965 gene encoding F-box/LRR-repeat protein 4 isoform X2: protein MRGHDWINNSLPDELIVEIFSHLHTKSIRDACSLVCRRWFRLERRTRATLRIGATHLFLDLLPTRFSSLRNLYIDERLSIPLQPGRRRPADRDSCFESTCLTDTGLSSLGEGFPKLHRLGLIWCSNVSSDGLTSFARKCSSLKALDLQGCYVGDQGLAAVGQFCKHLENLNLRFCEGLTDSGLVDLAVGVGKSLKSLGVAACAKITDISMEAVGSNCCSLETLSLDSEFIHNKGLLAVAQGCPALKVLKLQCINITDDALKAVGTSCLSLELLALYSFQRFTDNDKGLEAIATGCKELTHLEVNGCHNIGTSGIEYIGRSCQNLTELALLYCHRIGDVSLLEVGQGCKFLHVLHLVDCSSIGDDAMCSIASGCRNLKKLHIRRCYKIGNKGIIAVGKHCTSLTDLSIRFCDKVGDGALIAIAEGCSLRSLNVSGCHQIGDAGVISIARGCPQLSHVDVSVLQNLGDMAMAALGENCTLLKEIVLSHCRQITDVGLTHLVKSCTMLESCQMVYCSGITSAGVATVVSSCPNIKKVLVEKWKVSQRTKRRAGSIIAYLCVDL, encoded by the exons ATGCGAGGTCATGATTGGATCAACAACTCGCTTCCCGATGAGTTAATCGTCGAAATATTCTCCCATCTCCACACTAAGTCTATCCGGGATGCCTGCTCCCTCGTTTGCCGCCGCTGGTTCCGCCTCGAACGCCGAACCCGAGCCACCCTCCGAATCGGCGCCACCCACCTCTTCCTCGACCTCCTCCCCACCCGCTTCTCCAGTCTCAGAAACCTCTACATCGACGAACGCCTATCCATTCCCCTCCAACCC GGAAGGAGACGGCCCGCCGATAGAGATAGCTGTTTCGAATCCACTTGTTTAACCGATACTGGTTTGTCTTCACTCGGGGAAGGCTTCCCCAAACTTCACAGATTGGGCTTAATCTGGTGTTCTAATGTCTCTAGCGATGGCTTGACATCCTTTGCTCGGAAATGCAGTTCTCTCAAAGCCTTGGACTTACAA GGTTGTTATGTCGGGGATCAAGGTCTGGCTGCTGTTGGACAGTTTTGCAAGCATCTTGAAAATTTGAATCTGCGCTTCTGCGAAGGCTTGACTGATTCGGGTTTGGTTGATTTAGCAGTAGGTGTGGGAAAATCTTTGAAATCTCTTGGTGTGGCGGCTTGTGCTAAGATAACTGATATCTCGATGGAGGCTGTAGGATCAAACTGCTGCTCCCTTGAGACATTGTCCTTGGATTCTGAGTTTATCCACAATAAAGGGCTACTTGCTGTGGCTCAGGGATGTCCAGCTTTGAAGGTTCTAAAGCTCCAATGTATTAACATCACAGACGATGCTTTGAAAGCCGTAGGTACTAGCTGTCTGTCTCTGGAGTTATTGGCACTATACAGTTTTCAGAGATTTACTGATAA CGACAAGGGTCTGGAAGCAATCGCTACTGGTTGCAAGGAACTTACACATCTTGAAGTCAATGGATGTCACAACATTGGAACTTCGGGGATAGAATACATTGGGAGATCTTGCCA GAATCTCACTGAGTTAGCATTGCTTTACTGCCATAGAATAGGTGATGTTAGCCTTCTTGAGGTGGGGCAGGGGTGCAAATTCTTGCACGTTCTTCACTTGGTAGATTGCTCAAGCATTGGTGATGATGCCATGTGTAGTATAGCTAGTGGCTGCCGTAATCTAAAGAAACTTCATATTCGTCGATGTTACAAG ATTGGGAACAAGGGAATCATTGCTGTTGGCAAGCATTGTACATCTCTAACAGATCTTAGCATTCGATTCTGCGACAA GGTGGGGGATGGGGCCCTTATTGCAATAGCTGAGGGCTGTTCCCTTCGTTCTCTGAATGTTAGTGGTTGTCATCAAATAGGAGATGCTGGAGTGATATCCATCGCAAGGGGCTGTCCTCAACTCAGTCATGTAGATGTGAGTGTCCTGCAG AATCTGGGCGATATGGCAATGGCTGCGTTGGGTGAAAACTGCACATTACTTAAAGAAATAGTGCTCTCACACTGCCGTCAAATTACCGATGTTGGCCTGACGCATCTTGTCAAGAGTTGCACAATGCTGGAGTCATGTCAAATGGTTTATTGCTCTGGTATAACTTCAGCTGGAGTGGCCACCGTTGTTTCTAGTTGTCCCAACATAAAGAAAGTCCTGGTTGAGAAGTGGAAGGTTAGCCAACGGACAAAGCGACGTGCAGGCTCTATAATTGCCTACTTGTGCGTGGACCTTTAG